From a single Chlorocebus sabaeus isolate Y175 chromosome X, mChlSab1.0.hap1, whole genome shotgun sequence genomic region:
- the EBP gene encoding 3-beta-hydroxysteroid-Delta(8),Delta(7)-isomerase, giving the protein MTTNAGPLHPYWPQHLRLDNFVPNDRPTWHILAGLFSVTGVLVMTTWLLSGRAAVVPLGTWRRLSLCWFAVCGFIHLVIEGWFILYYEDLLGDQAFLSQLWKEYAKGDSRYILGDNFTVCMETITACLWGPLSLWVVIAFLRQHPLRFVLQLVVSVGQIYGDVLYFLTEHRDGFQHGELGHPLYFWFYFVFMNALWLVLPGVLVLDAVKHLTHAQSMLDAKATKAKSKKN; this is encoded by the exons ATGACTACCAATGCGGGCCCGTTGCACCCATACTGGCCTCAACACCTAAGACTGGACAACTTTGTACCTAATGACCGCCCCACCTGGCATATACTGGCTGGCCTCTTCTCTGTCACAGGGGTCTTAGTCATGACCACATGGCTGTTGTCGGGTCGTGCTGCGGTTGTCCCACTGGGGACTTGGCGGCGACTGTCCCTGTGCTGGTTTGCAGTGTGTGGGTTCATTCACCTGGTGATCGAGGGCTGGTTCATTCTCTACTATGAGGACCTGCTTGGAGACCAAGCCTTCTTATCTCAACTCT gGAAAGAGTATGCCAAGGGAGACAGCCGATACATCCT GGGTGACAACTTCACAGTGTGCATGGAAACCATCACAGCTTGCTTGTGGGGACCACTCAGCCTGTGGGTGGTGATCGCCTTTCTCCGCCAGCATCCTCTCCGCTTCGTTCTACAGCTTGTGGTCTCTGTGG GCCAGATCTATGGGGATGTGCTCTACTTCCTGACGGAGCACCGTGACGGATTCCAGCACGGGGAGCTGGGCCACCCTCTCTACTTCTGGTTTTACTTTGTCTTCATGAATGCCCTGTGGCTGGTGCTGCCTGGAGTCCTTGTGCTTGATGCTGTGAAGCACCTCACTCATGCCCAGAGCATGCTGGATGCCAAGGCCACAAAAGCCAAGAGCAAGAAGAACTGA